The Salegentibacter mishustinae genome includes a window with the following:
- a CDS encoding NAD(P)H-binding protein — protein MPKTAIILGATGLTGGMLLQQLLEDDRYEKIKLFSRSSVEIENPKIEEHLIDLFKLEEHKDKFTADEVFCCVGTTKSKTPDHETYTRIDRGIPIAAAKLCKENKVDTFLVVSALGANPKSRVFYNRTKGKMEQEVLEQEIKHTYILQPSLITGERKESRSFEKIGKIMLNFVNPFFLGTLRKYKSISAESIAKAMVAIANSPELDVQRIPSDEIKNIAHNN, from the coding sequence ATGCCAAAAACAGCTATAATTTTAGGAGCTACCGGCCTTACCGGCGGGATGTTACTTCAACAATTACTGGAAGACGATAGGTATGAAAAGATCAAACTCTTCTCAAGGAGTTCGGTGGAAATCGAAAATCCTAAGATCGAGGAACATTTAATAGACCTTTTTAAACTTGAAGAGCATAAAGATAAGTTTACTGCCGATGAGGTTTTTTGTTGCGTAGGTACTACAAAAAGTAAAACTCCAGATCATGAAACCTATACCAGGATAGACCGTGGAATCCCAATTGCTGCCGCAAAACTTTGTAAAGAGAATAAAGTAGATACTTTCCTTGTAGTTTCTGCACTGGGCGCCAATCCTAAGAGCCGGGTATTTTATAATCGTACCAAGGGGAAAATGGAACAGGAGGTTTTAGAGCAGGAAATTAAACATACTTATATTCTACAACCTTCTCTTATTACCGGTGAGCGGAAAGAAAGCAGGAGTTTTGAAAAAATAGGGAAAATAATGCTGAATTTCGTCAATCCATTTTTCCTTGGAACTTTAAGAAAATATAAATCTATTTCAGCTGAAAGTATTGCCAAAGCGATGGTAGCAATTGCTAATTCACCCGAGTTGGACGTGCAAAGAATCCCTTCAGACGAAATTAAAAACATAGCACATAATAACTAA
- a CDS encoding acyl carrier protein: MSDIASRVKAIIVDKLGVDENEVVNEASFTNDLGADSLDTVELIMEFEKEFDIQIPDDQAENIATVGQAISYIEDAKK; this comes from the coding sequence ATGTCAGACATTGCATCAAGAGTAAAAGCGATTATCGTTGACAAGTTAGGTGTTGACGAGAACGAGGTAGTTAACGAAGCAAGCTTCACAAACGACCTGGGTGCTGATTCATTGGACACTGTGGAATTGATCATGGAATTCGAAAAAGAATTCGACATCCAGATTCCTGATGACCAGGCTGAGAACATTGCCACAGTAGGTCAGGCAATTTCTTATATTGAAGACGCAAAAAAATAA
- a CDS encoding IPExxxVDY family protein has protein sequence MQLHKTLLEDVEEDEFGLIALYGDLEGFKMAYLLNKYLKLQLKRERRDLDFNHKSVKAYYAHYSFKDLKNFRSYHLVANKFKGESQKILSAGSLFEEEEVRPLQVNLVPEYKKVDFFLKIDEELNQKDLNLLVNAISQIPQVRAVYKIDTDLLKSKQNLIFE, from the coding sequence ATGCAATTGCATAAAACGCTGCTGGAAGATGTTGAGGAAGATGAATTCGGGCTCATAGCGCTTTATGGTGATTTAGAAGGATTTAAGATGGCTTATTTGCTAAATAAGTATCTAAAACTTCAATTAAAAAGAGAACGTAGGGATTTAGACTTCAACCATAAATCGGTAAAAGCTTACTACGCTCATTATTCCTTTAAGGATCTGAAAAATTTTAGATCGTATCACCTGGTAGCCAATAAATTTAAAGGAGAATCCCAAAAAATATTAAGTGCGGGTTCTTTATTTGAAGAAGAAGAAGTTAGACCGCTACAGGTAAACCTGGTGCCTGAATATAAAAAGGTAGATTTCTTTCTTAAAATAGATGAGGAACTTAATCAAAAAGACCTCAATTTGCTCGTTAACGCCATAAGCCAGATACCGCAGGTTAGAGCAGTTTATAAAATTGATACAGATTTATTAAAATCCAAACAAAATTTAATTTTTGAATAA
- a CDS encoding efflux transporter outer membrane subunit: protein MRKNSIYKLLLGGALPFLLVSCFAAKDYERPELEEISEELYRTDNLPQDSLSMAVISWKEIFTDPILKNHIEEGLENNIDIRIAIQQMLAAEAYVKQGKASYFPTLNAGPAVSHQILSPNSQFGSFFDGSITQYDVTGNLSWEADIWGKIRSNDRAFTAAYLQSEAAHKAVKTQLIANIASNYYQLLSLDEQLRIAEQTLENRESSLETTEALKTAGNVTEVGVQQTKAQLHTAEALVVQLKNQIRLLENSLSILLGEGPQEIERTELSKQNIITPLNTGVPSQLLRNRPDVIAAEYGLINAFELTNAARANFYPSLTLTASGGFQSLELDKLLNANSLFANLGASLLQPIINKRQIRTQYEVSQAQQQQALLNFKQAILVAGREVSDALSNYKASTERKNILENEYEAYSKASDFSEELLNNGLVNYLEVLTARENALNSRLNLISAEYNKLNSIVNLYKALGGGWQ, encoded by the coding sequence ATGAGAAAGAACAGTATATATAAACTTTTGCTTGGGGGAGCCTTACCATTTTTATTGGTTTCCTGTTTTGCAGCCAAAGATTACGAACGTCCTGAACTGGAAGAAATTTCAGAAGAACTTTATAGAACAGATAATCTTCCGCAGGATTCCCTGAGTATGGCGGTGATTTCCTGGAAGGAAATTTTCACCGATCCTATTCTGAAAAATCATATTGAAGAAGGGCTGGAGAATAATATTGATATTCGAATTGCCATACAGCAAATGTTGGCAGCAGAAGCTTACGTAAAACAGGGGAAAGCAAGCTATTTTCCTACTTTAAATGCGGGACCGGCTGTGAGCCATCAAATCTTATCTCCAAATAGCCAGTTCGGGTCTTTCTTTGATGGAAGTATTACCCAATACGATGTAACCGGAAATCTTTCCTGGGAAGCCGATATTTGGGGAAAAATAAGAAGTAACGATCGTGCTTTTACCGCGGCTTATTTACAAAGTGAAGCGGCTCACAAAGCGGTAAAAACTCAGCTTATTGCGAATATTGCCAGTAATTACTACCAATTGCTGAGCCTGGATGAACAACTTAGAATTGCTGAACAAACTCTCGAAAACAGGGAAAGCAGCCTGGAAACTACCGAAGCTTTAAAAACAGCCGGGAATGTTACCGAAGTTGGGGTCCAGCAAACCAAAGCACAATTGCATACGGCCGAAGCTTTAGTGGTACAGCTTAAAAATCAAATTCGTTTACTGGAAAATTCACTTTCTATACTCCTGGGCGAAGGTCCGCAGGAAATAGAAAGAACCGAGCTTTCTAAACAGAATATTATCACGCCACTTAATACCGGTGTGCCTTCTCAACTACTTAGAAACCGGCCAGATGTGATCGCCGCAGAGTACGGACTTATAAATGCTTTTGAACTCACAAATGCTGCAAGGGCAAATTTCTATCCTTCCCTTACACTAACCGCATCGGGAGGTTTTCAGAGTTTGGAATTAGATAAATTATTAAATGCAAACTCTCTCTTTGCTAATTTAGGTGCATCTTTATTGCAGCCAATAATTAACAAAAGGCAAATAAGAACGCAGTATGAAGTTTCACAGGCGCAACAGCAACAAGCTCTGCTAAACTTTAAACAAGCGATTCTGGTAGCCGGCAGAGAAGTTTCTGATGCGCTTTCTAATTATAAAGCAAGTACAGAACGCAAGAATATTCTGGAAAACGAATATGAAGCCTATAGTAAAGCATCAGATTTTTCTGAAGAATTGCTTAATAACGGACTCGTAAACTATCTGGAAGTTTTAACTGCCAGGGAGAATGCATTAAACTCAAGACTTAATTTGATTAGTGCCGAATACAATAAATTGAATTCCATCGTAAACCTTTATAAAGCCCTTGGTGGAGGCTGGCAATAA
- the rnc gene encoding ribonuclease III yields the protein MGVIRNILNSRSGKGGNFFSVLYKILGFKPKNLLHYQKAFTHRSLNIKDEKGNAISFERLEFLGDAMLSAVIASHLFKAVPGGNEGYLTKMRSKVVSRKHLNELGKDLKLIDHVQTNIPKDQFGSNIHGNLFEALIGAIYLDRGYKYCKRFIHERVIEPYVDIEQLEGRVISYKSLFIEWCQKEKKEFEFEVYEDTGNDEVKHFAVKLRLDDKVVAKARATSKKKAEEKTAKRAYYALQNKIT from the coding sequence ATGGGCGTTATTCGAAATATATTAAATTCCCGTTCTGGTAAAGGCGGGAATTTTTTTTCGGTTTTATACAAAATACTGGGCTTTAAGCCTAAAAACCTGCTTCACTATCAAAAAGCATTTACCCATCGTTCTCTTAATATTAAAGATGAAAAGGGAAATGCTATAAGTTTTGAGCGCCTGGAATTCTTAGGCGATGCTATGTTAAGTGCAGTTATCGCTTCCCATCTTTTTAAAGCTGTTCCCGGCGGTAATGAAGGTTATCTTACCAAAATGCGATCTAAAGTTGTTAGCCGGAAGCATTTAAATGAACTGGGCAAGGATCTTAAACTTATAGATCACGTGCAAACTAATATTCCAAAAGATCAATTTGGGTCTAATATTCACGGGAATTTATTTGAAGCCTTAATAGGCGCGATCTATCTTGATAGGGGTTATAAATACTGTAAACGTTTTATTCACGAGAGGGTAATTGAACCTTACGTAGATATTGAGCAATTAGAAGGGCGGGTAATAAGTTACAAAAGCCTTTTTATTGAGTGGTGCCAGAAAGAGAAGAAAGAATTTGAGTTTGAGGTGTACGAAGACACCGGAAATGATGAGGTAAAACATTTCGCTGTAAAATTGCGGTTAGATGATAAGGTTGTTGCAAAAGCAAGAGCTACCTCAAAAAAGAAAGCTGAAGAGAAAACTGCAAAAAGAGCTTATTACGCACTTCAAAATAAAATCACGTAA
- a CDS encoding CYTH domain-containing protein — translation MQEIERKFLVVSEDFKNEAFKNFRIKQGFLNTHPERTVRLRITGDKAFLTIKGKSSKNGLSRFEWEKEIDIDEAEALFELCEPGIIEKTRYLVKAGDFVFEIDEFYGENEGLKVAEIELNKETDTFEKPQWLGREVTGEIKYYNSQLSKKPYKNW, via the coding sequence ATGCAGGAAATTGAACGTAAATTCCTTGTAGTTTCAGAGGATTTTAAAAATGAAGCTTTTAAGAATTTCAGGATAAAACAAGGATTTTTAAATACCCATCCAGAGCGAACTGTTCGTTTAAGGATTACAGGTGATAAGGCGTTTCTAACTATTAAAGGAAAATCTTCTAAAAACGGATTATCCCGTTTTGAGTGGGAAAAGGAAATTGATATAGACGAAGCCGAAGCACTATTTGAACTTTGTGAACCGGGAATTATAGAGAAAACCCGGTATTTGGTAAAAGCAGGAGATTTCGTGTTTGAAATTGACGAATTTTATGGTGAGAACGAAGGCTTGAAGGTGGCAGAAATAGAACTTAATAAAGAAACCGATACCTTTGAAAAGCCTCAGTGGCTCGGAAGAGAAGTAACCGGGGAAATAAAATATTATAATTCACAATTAAGTAAAAAACCCTATAAAAACTGGTAA
- the rnhA gene encoding ribonuclease HI, translating to MQTAQVHIYTDGAARGNPGPGGYGIVMEWVGKSYRKEFAKGFKHTTNNRMELLAVIDALKKLKKPGVSAIVFTDSKYVADAVNKKWVFGWEKKNFKDRKNADLWIEFLKEIRKHDVSFRWIKGHNDHPQNERCDALAVAASKEKRLLIDEGFQQS from the coding sequence GTGCAAACAGCCCAGGTACACATTTATACCGATGGCGCCGCGAGAGGAAATCCCGGCCCCGGCGGTTACGGCATTGTAATGGAATGGGTAGGCAAATCCTACCGTAAAGAATTCGCAAAAGGTTTTAAACACACTACCAATAACCGGATGGAGTTGCTGGCGGTAATCGATGCGCTAAAAAAATTAAAAAAGCCAGGTGTTTCTGCCATTGTTTTTACCGATTCAAAATATGTAGCCGATGCGGTAAATAAAAAGTGGGTTTTCGGCTGGGAAAAGAAAAATTTTAAAGATCGAAAAAATGCCGATCTCTGGATCGAGTTTTTAAAGGAAATTAGGAAACACGATGTAAGCTTTAGGTGGATAAAGGGACATAACGACCATCCGCAAAACGAACGCTGCGACGCTTTAGCGGTGGCTGCCTCAAAAGAAAAAAGGTTATTGATAGACGAAGGTTTTCAGCAAAGCTAG
- the dinB gene encoding DNA polymerase IV, which yields MNQELPLRKIIHIDMDAFYASVEQLDNPELRGKAIAVGGSSERGVVSAASYEARKYGVKSAMSSVIAKRNCPHLIFVKTRFDRYREISQRIREIFYEYTDLVEPLSLDEAYLDVTENKKGNPSASLIAKEIREKIKEKTGLNASAGISINKFIAKIASDFNKPNGQKTVNPEEVEEFLEVLDIRKFHGVGKVTAEKMYMLGIFTGKDLKTKSLDYLTEKFGKSGSHYYNVVRGIHLSEVKPNRIRKSLGAERTFNENISSEIFMLERLENIAEEIERRLKKSKVAGKTITLKIKYSDFTQQTRSKTVSFYISSKELILENAKELLYQEKMKDSVRLLGISLSNLNTDKSEKKPKEEKEIEVQLKFEF from the coding sequence GTGAATCAAGAACTTCCACTTCGCAAAATCATTCATATAGATATGGATGCTTTCTATGCCTCGGTAGAACAGTTGGACAATCCCGAATTACGCGGTAAAGCCATCGCTGTGGGCGGAAGTTCAGAAAGAGGTGTTGTTAGCGCCGCAAGCTACGAAGCGCGTAAATATGGCGTAAAAAGCGCTATGAGCAGCGTGATTGCCAAACGCAATTGCCCGCATCTAATATTTGTAAAAACCCGATTTGACCGTTACCGCGAAATCTCGCAACGAATCAGGGAAATATTCTATGAATATACCGACCTGGTGGAGCCGCTTTCTTTAGATGAAGCTTACCTGGACGTTACCGAAAATAAAAAGGGGAATCCCAGTGCAAGTCTTATTGCCAAAGAAATTCGAGAAAAAATTAAAGAAAAAACGGGTTTGAATGCTTCAGCCGGGATTTCTATCAACAAGTTTATTGCAAAAATTGCCAGTGATTTTAATAAGCCCAACGGACAAAAAACGGTAAATCCCGAAGAAGTTGAAGAGTTTTTAGAGGTTTTAGATATCCGAAAATTTCACGGCGTTGGAAAAGTCACTGCAGAAAAAATGTATATGCTGGGTATTTTCACCGGAAAAGACCTTAAAACCAAAAGCCTGGATTATCTAACCGAAAAATTCGGGAAAAGCGGTTCGCATTATTACAACGTGGTTCGTGGCATTCATTTAAGTGAGGTAAAACCAAACCGAATTCGTAAATCGCTTGGTGCAGAACGCACTTTTAATGAAAATATCTCTTCGGAAATTTTTATGCTGGAAAGGCTTGAAAACATTGCCGAAGAAATAGAACGCCGACTCAAAAAAAGCAAAGTTGCCGGGAAGACCATTACCCTTAAAATTAAGTACAGCGATTTTACACAGCAAACCCGTAGCAAAACGGTTTCATTCTATATTTCCAGCAAAGAATTGATCCTCGAAAATGCGAAGGAATTATTATACCAGGAAAAAATGAAAGATTCGGTTCGACTGTTAGGAATTTCACTTTCAAATTTAAACACCGACAAAAGCGAAAAGAAACCAAAAGAAGAGAAGGAAATAGAAGTACAACTGAAGTTTGAATTTTAA
- a CDS encoding YciI family protein has protein sequence MKKLIYTLAFPLLLISCKDIPEQERGIPGPEKIAVEKSKMNIDSIENDLKEKGYQTFKYEDGDTTYLMQQYYMVFLKSGANRSQDSTEAARLQKEHLAYLSRMAEEGYASLIGPFGGDGDIRGIAVYNTATLEEADSLARQDPMVKAGRLEVEVNPWWTAKGGKLN, from the coding sequence ATGAAGAAACTAATTTATACACTGGCTTTTCCTCTATTGTTAATTTCGTGTAAGGATATTCCCGAACAGGAACGAGGTATCCCTGGACCCGAAAAAATTGCGGTAGAAAAATCTAAAATGAATATTGATTCTATAGAAAATGATTTAAAGGAAAAGGGCTATCAAACCTTTAAATACGAAGACGGCGATACTACTTACTTAATGCAACAATATTATATGGTATTTCTAAAGAGTGGTGCAAATAGAAGTCAGGATTCTACTGAAGCTGCGCGCTTGCAAAAGGAGCACCTGGCTTATTTGAGCAGGATGGCCGAAGAAGGTTATGCCAGTTTAATTGGACCCTTTGGTGGTGACGGCGATATTCGTGGAATTGCGGTTTATAATACCGCCACCCTGGAAGAAGCCGACAGTTTGGCCAGGCAAGATCCTATGGTAAAAGCCGGTAGGCTGGAAGTGGAAGTTAACCCCTGGTGGACTGCAAAAGGAGGAAAGTTGAACTAG
- a CDS encoding GNAT family N-acetyltransferase, which translates to MKIEQIDEVTKGFFQVLEDETQAGKIEYTWAGKSKFIIDHTEVDPDFKGKGLGKKMVKATVDFAKENKLKVIPLCPFAKSLIEKTPEFQEVHSKTDAEL; encoded by the coding sequence ATGAAGATTGAGCAAATTGATGAGGTAACCAAAGGATTTTTCCAGGTTTTAGAAGATGAAACACAAGCCGGGAAAATTGAATATACCTGGGCAGGGAAAAGTAAGTTTATTATAGATCATACAGAAGTTGATCCTGATTTTAAAGGTAAAGGCCTTGGAAAGAAAATGGTGAAAGCGACCGTAGATTTTGCAAAAGAAAATAAACTAAAAGTGATTCCGCTATGTCCTTTTGCTAAAAGCCTGATAGAAAAAACGCCTGAATTTCAGGAAGTGCATAGCAAGACTGATGCTGAACTTTAA
- the trxA gene encoding thioredoxin, giving the protein MKSNFSEIIKDEKAVLVDFHADWCGPCKTLAPILKEVKAELGDAVKIVKIDVDKNQELAGKYQVRGVPTMILFKNGQQLWRQSGVLQKAEIIQVINSKS; this is encoded by the coding sequence ATGAAAAGCAATTTTAGCGAAATTATAAAAGATGAAAAAGCCGTTTTAGTAGACTTTCATGCCGATTGGTGTGGGCCTTGTAAAACATTGGCTCCAATTCTAAAAGAGGTAAAAGCCGAATTAGGCGATGCAGTAAAAATCGTAAAGATAGATGTAGATAAAAACCAGGAGTTGGCAGGAAAATATCAGGTGCGTGGTGTGCCTACAATGATTTTATTTAAAAACGGGCAACAACTTTGGAGACAATCTGGAGTTTTACAAAAGGCAGAAATTATTCAAGTGATCAATTCTAAATCCTAA
- the purN gene encoding phosphoribosylglycinamide formyltransferase: MSTPAHIDQKKIVVFASGSGTNAENIIKFFQKSPNASVVAVFSNKRSAKVLKRAHDLNVKALHFDKDALYNSYDVLHVLEDINPDLIVLAGFMWIFPEDILKKFPGKIVNIHPALLPKYGGKGMYGMRVHETIIQNKEKESGISIHFVNENYDEGEIIFQAKTDVSEEDTPESLAEKIHKLEYKHFPEIIQQLLQKKSQ; the protein is encoded by the coding sequence TTGAGCACTCCAGCACATATTGATCAAAAAAAAATAGTTGTCTTTGCTTCCGGCTCCGGAACCAATGCTGAAAATATCATTAAATTTTTTCAAAAATCACCCAATGCCAGTGTTGTAGCGGTTTTCTCGAACAAAAGGTCGGCAAAAGTGCTAAAAAGAGCTCACGATCTAAATGTTAAAGCCCTTCATTTTGATAAGGATGCACTCTATAATAGTTACGATGTTCTGCATGTTTTAGAGGATATAAATCCAGATTTAATTGTTTTAGCCGGATTTATGTGGATTTTCCCCGAAGACATTCTAAAAAAATTCCCTGGTAAGATTGTAAATATTCATCCTGCGCTACTTCCAAAATACGGCGGCAAAGGAATGTACGGTATGAGAGTGCACGAAACCATTATTCAGAATAAAGAAAAAGAAAGCGGGATCAGCATTCATTTTGTAAATGAAAATTATGATGAAGGCGAAATAATCTTTCAGGCAAAAACAGATGTTTCAGAAGAAGATACGCCAGAAAGTCTCGCAGAAAAAATTCATAAGCTGGAATACAAACATTTCCCAGAAATCATTCAGCAATTGCTTCAAAAGAAATCCCAATAG
- the pyk gene encoding pyruvate kinase, with amino-acid sequence MPTNKKTKIVATLGPATSSKETLDKMLQAGVNVFRINFSHANYDDVKERIQMIRDLNKEKGYNAAILGDLQGPKLRVGVMKDEVVVAEGDEIVFATGKEFKGTAERVYMNYETFPQDVSAGERILLDDGKLIFEVISSNKKDEVKTRVIQGGPLKSKKGVNLPNTNISLPALTEKDVKDAIFACEMQVDWMALSFVRHAEDLKELQDLIKKHSEYKIPIIAKIEKPEGVANIDKIVAYCDGLMVARGDLGVEIPAQEVPLIQKKLVLTAKKARIPVIIATQMMETMITSLTPTRAEVNDVANSVMDGADAVMLSGETSVGQYPVQVIQKMAQILESVENSPLIKVPHDPPHVRTKRYITKAVCYHAAHMANEIKAKAICTLTNSGYTAFQISAWRPEAHILVFTSNNRILSQLSLLWGVKAFHYDKFVSTDETIDDINRIAKEKTFVEVGDFIINLAAMPIGEKGMVNTLRVSEIE; translated from the coding sequence ATGCCAACAAATAAGAAGACTAAAATAGTTGCAACCCTAGGACCGGCAACTAGTTCCAAAGAAACTTTAGATAAAATGCTCCAGGCCGGGGTAAACGTTTTTAGAATAAACTTTTCCCACGCTAATTATGACGATGTAAAAGAACGCATCCAAATGATTAGAGACCTGAATAAGGAAAAAGGCTATAATGCTGCGATTCTCGGAGATTTACAAGGCCCAAAGCTTCGTGTAGGAGTAATGAAAGATGAAGTGGTTGTTGCAGAAGGAGACGAGATCGTTTTTGCTACCGGAAAGGAATTTAAAGGAACTGCAGAACGCGTTTATATGAATTACGAGACTTTTCCGCAAGATGTATCGGCGGGAGAGCGTATTCTTTTAGATGACGGAAAACTTATTTTTGAGGTAATAAGTTCTAATAAAAAAGATGAAGTTAAAACCCGTGTAATACAGGGCGGACCTTTAAAATCCAAGAAGGGTGTAAACCTTCCAAATACTAATATTTCACTTCCTGCTTTAACTGAAAAGGATGTGAAAGATGCGATTTTTGCTTGTGAGATGCAGGTAGACTGGATGGCTCTTTCTTTTGTGCGTCACGCCGAAGATTTAAAAGAACTTCAGGATCTAATTAAGAAGCACAGCGAATATAAAATTCCGATCATAGCCAAAATTGAAAAGCCGGAAGGTGTAGCCAATATCGATAAGATCGTGGCTTACTGTGATGGTTTGATGGTGGCACGTGGAGATTTAGGAGTAGAGATTCCCGCTCAGGAAGTTCCACTTATTCAGAAGAAATTGGTTCTTACGGCTAAAAAAGCCAGAATTCCGGTAATTATCGCTACGCAAATGATGGAAACCATGATCACTAGCCTTACCCCAACCAGGGCAGAGGTAAATGATGTGGCAAACTCTGTAATGGACGGAGCAGATGCGGTGATGCTTAGTGGAGAAACTTCGGTAGGGCAGTATCCGGTTCAGGTTATTCAAAAAATGGCCCAGATTTTAGAGAGCGTAGAGAACTCGCCTTTGATTAAAGTTCCTCACGATCCGCCACATGTTCGCACCAAACGTTACATTACAAAAGCGGTTTGTTACCACGCGGCGCATATGGCTAATGAAATTAAGGCCAAAGCTATTTGTACTTTAACCAATAGTGGGTATACCGCATTCCAGATCTCAGCCTGGAGACCGGAAGCACATATTTTAGTATTTACTTCTAATAATAGAATTTTATCGCAGCTTAGCTTGCTTTGGGGTGTTAAAGCTTTTCATTATGACAAGTTTGTAAGTACCGATGAAACTATTGATGATATTAACCGAATTGCAAAAGAAAAAACCTTTGTAGAGGTAGGTGATTTTATCATAAATCTTGCAGCAATGCCAATTGGTGAAAAAGGTATGGTGAATACTTTAAGAGTTTCTGAAATAGAATAA
- the fabF gene encoding beta-ketoacyl-ACP synthase II, with the protein MELKRVVVTGLGALTPIGNNIEEYWEALVAGKSGGAPITYFDTEKFKTKFACELKNFDPLDFFDRKEVRRLDRFAQYAIVASDEAIKDSGINLDTVDKYRVGVIWGAGIGGLETFQNEVLNFANGDGTPRFNPFFIPKMIADIAPGNISIRHGFMGANYTTVSACASAANAMIDALNNIRLGHSDIIVSGGSEAAVTMAGMGGFNAMHALSTQNDNPQTASRPFDATRDGFVLGEGSGALILEEYEHAKARGAKIYAEVLGGGLSSDAYHMTAPHPEGNGVVAVMENCLRNAEMKPEDVDAINTHGTSTPLGDVAELKAISKVFGEHAKTININSTKSMTGHLLGAAGAVEAISAILSMQHGIVPPTINHEHKDENIDPELNLTLNKAQKRDVKVVMSNTFGFGGHNACVLFKKYDE; encoded by the coding sequence ATGGAGTTAAAGCGAGTTGTAGTAACGGGCCTGGGAGCCCTAACCCCCATTGGTAACAATATTGAAGAATATTGGGAGGCTTTGGTAGCCGGAAAAAGTGGTGGTGCACCTATTACCTATTTCGATACTGAAAAATTCAAAACCAAATTCGCTTGTGAACTCAAAAATTTTGACCCGCTGGACTTCTTTGACCGCAAGGAAGTAAGAAGGCTGGACAGGTTTGCCCAATATGCCATTGTAGCTTCAGATGAAGCCATAAAAGATTCCGGCATCAATCTGGATACCGTAGATAAGTATCGGGTTGGTGTAATATGGGGGGCCGGAATTGGCGGATTGGAAACATTTCAGAATGAAGTGCTAAACTTCGCTAACGGCGATGGTACACCAAGGTTTAACCCCTTCTTTATCCCTAAGATGATTGCTGATATTGCCCCGGGTAATATCTCTATTCGTCACGGGTTTATGGGAGCAAATTATACTACTGTTTCAGCTTGTGCATCTGCGGCTAACGCCATGATAGATGCGCTAAATAATATTAGGCTGGGACATAGTGATATTATTGTTTCCGGAGGTTCAGAAGCAGCGGTAACTATGGCTGGAATGGGCGGCTTTAATGCCATGCATGCCTTATCGACACAAAACGATAACCCTCAAACAGCTTCAAGACCATTTGATGCTACGCGAGATGGTTTTGTGTTAGGAGAAGGTAGTGGAGCACTTATTCTTGAAGAATACGAGCACGCAAAAGCCAGAGGAGCCAAAATTTATGCTGAAGTTCTTGGAGGAGGTTTATCTTCTGATGCTTACCACATGACAGCACCTCACCCTGAAGGAAATGGAGTTGTTGCGGTTATGGAAAACTGTCTTAGGAATGCAGAAATGAAGCCCGAAGATGTAGACGCCATTAACACGCACGGAACTTCTACACCACTAGGTGATGTAGCCGAGTTGAAAGCGATAAGCAAGGTTTTTGGTGAACACGCCAAGACCATAAATATCAATTCAACAAAGTCTATGACCGGGCACTTACTTGGTGCTGCCGGTGCGGTAGAAGCGATTTCAGCAATTCTATCTATGCAACATGGTATTGTACCACCTACCATTAATCACGAACACAAGGATGAAAATATTGATCCTGAATTGAATCTTACTTTAAATAAGGCTCAAAAACGTGATGTGAAAGTTGTTATGAGTAACACTTTTGGATTTGGAGGGCATAATGCCTGTGTATTATTTAAAAAGTATGATGAATAA